The following nucleotide sequence is from Paroedura picta isolate Pp20150507F chromosome 1, Ppicta_v3.0, whole genome shotgun sequence.
TTCTCCTGATTTGTTTTAGAGGTTGGCAAGGCACAAGTAAAACAAAATGCAGAAGGAAAGTATGTTAGGGTAAAGGACATCACAAATGGCAAAGAAACAATATGGGgaacagggaaaggaaaggaaacatgaATGCAGCATTCTTCCAagaaccaaaaacaaaacaaaaccccaaaacaaactcATAGCAGCAGcattccattttatccacacaaccacCCTGCTGAAGTAAGGAGGGGAAAATCAAATAACATGACAGAAGTCAGCCTTCAGAACTTCATGCTTGAGGAGTCCAGTTATATCCATTACAATATATTataccagtgggggggggggctgaaggagatggcaggggaagaggcagtgacaCATTTCAAGTACAATGGGTACTGTGTATGAATGTTAATTACTCTTATTTACAAAGCAATTGACCATCTTGCATTTTCTCTCAACCACTGCCAAGAGATACATTTCAAAAGTAGGGAAACAGGGTTGGGAAAATGCAATTTTTCTACCCAGTGTCACAGTGAGATTCACAAGAGGTAGGACTCTGCTGTTCAAATATGGGTATCTAGATCTGTCTCATTTTGATTTTTAGACAACAACAGGCATGGAGAAGCATTGGGAAAGATCAGCATGCCAAGTGATTATATACTAGAGATATCCCAAACCCTAGCTCCTCAAAAATCTAGCTGGACCATGAGGTTTTCAAAAACATAAATATTAGCTTAAGACACAGAACAAGGAGACAACAAAATTTAGGGAAAGCAGACTTCTCAAAAGGCATTTCCAAAGCCTGAATATTACACCATTTTTAAGCAATACATACCCCTTTCAAAACTGCAAACCGAGTCAAATAAAAGAAGCCATAGAACTCCAGAAAGCCTAAACAAATAGATTTGGCATTAGGCCTAGGACCAAGATATTCTCTCTCTCATCGATTCCCACACAAGTGAAAAGAACCCACCATTTTGTCATGTTCAGCAAGAGACCAGGTTTACGGTGATGTCTGAATTAATGCTGGAGTCTCCTCTTTGCTTTTTGAGGTGGATCCACCTGGATTTTTATCCTTAGCTACACTGTCTTGCAGATCAGTTGACATATCAGTTGAGCCACAATGACTATCACAAGAATCTTTTTCCACAACTTCGGGATTTCTACAGTCTTGGTTCAGATTTTCATCATTTTTACCTTTATGTTTTTTGAAATTGGAAATGTTTTCCTTTTGGTCTGAAGGGCTGGCTGTTCCTTCCAGTTTTGAGTTCTGACTTTCAAGGTCACTATTCTTTTCACCACTGCTCTGCCTAGTAGCCTCAGAGCTGCTGCGTTTCCTAGTGTGATCCTCCTCATTTTTGATAGGTCCTGCCCTTTTCTCATCAGCTGGTTTCCCGCTTGCGTTAGAAACTGCAGATGCATTCTTGGAGTCTCTTTTCTTATGCTTAGAAGTACAGCTGCTGCGAAGAGAAATTGGCGATGCCAGTTTCTTGCTTGGTTTGCTTCCTTCACACTTCTGTTTCCTTGGTGGACCCCATATGAAGTGATCGGAGGGTATATAGTGTTGCTGGGCAAATCGCAGaagttttcttctttctcttcggTCTCTGATGGTATATACAAAATACTCCAAAGCACTTTGCTTAATGTTGGGGATGGTGTCTTCCACAAGAGCTTCATGGAGAATAAATTTTACAAGGGGAGGTTTGAAACTCTCATATCCAAGTTCACCAAGACTCTTGAGAATACGGGTGATTCTCAAGTAGTTATGTTGagacctgcaaaaaaaaaaaaaaaaagtacaaatgAACTCAAAATGACAGAACCTAAATTAAAAATTTGTAGTCATAGAAAATGTCGGTTCCTATTACTTTGACAAAAGGATGATTATTATTCAAATGCTGATCTCCCATAAGTAATTCAGATGGGATGGGAAGTATCAAGTTAAAAACCTCTCCAAAGTTAAAATAGCCTCTTCACACGATCCATATAATACTCCATAGCTGCAATTACAGATAAAAGCTAGATTTGTACACTGAAATGCACTTGCAAAAGATTATGCTGTACTCCATAAACAAAATAATGGGGGGAAACATGGCTTTTTCTGGATTAAAACACTTAGATGTTCTATCATCAACAGAACAGCATTTGACTCCTATCCATATGCATACTATATTTTGTACATTAAAACACCGAACACTCAAGTACATGATGAGACTGCACTCTGGACACATACACGAGTTAGATGCTGCTACTATTGCTTTGAGGCTACTGTTGATGAGGCAAAATCAGGCCCTATCCTGTCATTGCACCTCCTATTTTGTGTAGCCCGGGGCCCTCAAACTTTTTGAGTTGAGTCCCTGAGGTGCAGCAGCATTTCATCAGTATTGTTACAGTCTGTTTCCAGTCCCCATGATGTGAAACAGAAGGCGACTCAGATCATCATGAAGTAACACAGGGCCAGGATGTGAACTCTAACTCCCCCtacaaccaccccccccccaaaaaaaaacccagcatctCCATGCACTGTGAATCCTATAGTGAATGGGTTGAATTCAGACTGAATTTTTTGCTAATGGGATGTTTAGAGTAATTTTCAGCAATTTCTTGTCCCTACTGGGGACCCCCAATTTGCCTATCAAGCTGTTCTCAAGGGTCCTCTGTGCCCCAGTGGGCTATagcggggggagggaagggaggacaaTTCAGTTCTATTGACAAAACTGCCTTGCATGAGCAAAAAATTTAATCTGCATCCAACCCAATAGTTCAACCTCAAACTATTACGAGATATGTATGTATTATACAGCACAGAGAGAAGTGCTCTACTCAATGAATTCTTCTTACCAAACTGGTAAGAAAAAAGGGTGCGTGAATGAAGAAAAATACAGCTTCTGTACCTAAATTAGGCAGCACACACCCTGATATCATTCTTGGCAATGGGGGGAAAGAACAGATAGCTCCTTTCATTCCCACTCACTATGTATGCCTGCCCATCCTTTGAGATGATGGAAATCTATACGCAGGGACAGTGTTTTGAAAAGACATGTGCATGTAAAAACCCAATGTACTGAATGGCAGAGGGTAACCAATATCCCAGTTATGTTCTAGGAATCAACTATGATTTGCTCTACATGTGTTGGATTTCATACAAGTACATCCTGTTAAAACATCACACCTATACATGGATGCCTCTGGGAAGTAGAACAATTGCCAGTTCAGGGAAACATTGGGGTTGAGTATCATCTGACCTGGGCTTCATGCTGAAATAACAATTTGAAGATCATTACTCACTCATTCAAGTGCTGGAATCTCTCTTGCCAATTAGAAGCTCGTGTCACGTTTCCAGTTTTATCAATTAATTTTATTCCAAAAAACTCTAACATCATTTTGTAAGCCAACAGAAATCTTCTAAttgcttcttttgtttttttgaattcctgcaacacattttaa
It contains:
- the OGFRL1 gene encoding opioid growth factor receptor-like protein 1 isoform X1, whose amino-acid sequence is MGSLLSGVSFKEPTTVEDCDSTWETDSEPELPQPGAGEEGQPLEGLGGGGREEPPTEDEPQQEQQPPPPPPPQGEPLPAASARPEDTEPREGLEEAVEEEPEGEEGGGGGGEASEEGGGREGGEAVHTEQGDDAIEVTAKPKRSFYAARDLYKYRHQYPQNFKDLRYQNDLCNLRFYKNKIPFKPDGVYIEEVLNKWKGDYEKLEHNHTYIQWLFPLREQGLNFYAKELTTYEIEEFKKTKEAIRRFLLAYKMMLEFFGIKLIDKTGNVTRASNWQERFQHLNESQHNYLRITRILKSLGELGYESFKPPLVKFILHEALVEDTIPNIKQSALEYFVYTIRDRRERRKLLRFAQQHYIPSDHFIWGPPRKQKCEGSKPSKKLASPISLRSSCTSKHKKRDSKNASAVSNASGKPADEKRAGPIKNEEDHTRKRSSSEATRQSSGEKNSDLESQNSKLEGTASPSDQKENISNFKKHKGKNDENLNQDCRNPEVVEKDSCDSHCGSTDMSTDLQDSVAKDKNPGGSTSKSKEETPALIQTSP
- the OGFRL1 gene encoding opioid growth factor receptor-like protein 1 isoform X2, producing the protein MGSLLSGVSFKEPTTVEDCDSTWETDSEPELPQPGAGEEGQPLEGLGGGGREEPPTEDEPQQEQQPPPPPPPQGEPLPAASARPEDTEPREGLEEAVEEEPEGEEGGGGGGEASEEGGGREGGEAVHTEQGDDAIEVTAKPKRSFYAARDLYKYRHQYPNFKDLRYQNDLCNLRFYKNKIPFKPDGVYIEEVLNKWKGDYEKLEHNHTYIQWLFPLREQGLNFYAKELTTYEIEEFKKTKEAIRRFLLAYKMMLEFFGIKLIDKTGNVTRASNWQERFQHLNESQHNYLRITRILKSLGELGYESFKPPLVKFILHEALVEDTIPNIKQSALEYFVYTIRDRRERRKLLRFAQQHYIPSDHFIWGPPRKQKCEGSKPSKKLASPISLRSSCTSKHKKRDSKNASAVSNASGKPADEKRAGPIKNEEDHTRKRSSSEATRQSSGEKNSDLESQNSKLEGTASPSDQKENISNFKKHKGKNDENLNQDCRNPEVVEKDSCDSHCGSTDMSTDLQDSVAKDKNPGGSTSKSKEETPALIQTSP